A portion of the Flavobacteriales bacterium genome contains these proteins:
- a CDS encoding DNA starvation/stationary phase protection protein, with product MKNLIGINKEAAEKLSQKLNLLLADYQLFYQNLRGLHWNIKGREFFELHLKFEEFYNDAVLKVDEIAERILTLEGEPLHTFEDYLNQSDIKAEKGITNGIEGIKIIVSNFSTIILKEREILSMASDAEDEGTASLMSDYISESEKTLWMLSSYLKG from the coding sequence ATGAAGAATTTAATTGGAATCAATAAAGAAGCAGCAGAAAAACTTAGTCAAAAACTCAACTTATTACTTGCTGATTACCAGCTCTTTTATCAAAACCTAAGAGGCTTACATTGGAATATTAAAGGGCGTGAGTTTTTTGAACTTCACTTAAAATTTGAGGAATTTTATAACGATGCTGTTCTTAAAGTAGATGAAATAGCTGAACGAATTTTAACCTTAGAAGGAGAGCCTTTACATACATTTGAAGACTACCTTAATCAATCCGATATTAAAGCTGAAAAAGGAATTACAAATGGTATAGAGGGAATCAAAATCATTGTGAGTAACTTCTCTACTATCATTTTAAAAGAACGTGAGATTTTAAGTATGGCAAGCGACGCTGAAGATGAGGGGACTGCAAGTTTAATGAGTGACTACATCTCTGAATCAGAAAAGACACTGTGGATGCTTTCTTCTTACCTAAAAGGTTAA
- a CDS encoding cation transporter, with translation MIRIVTLLALTITFFVFNACSSNTTPKAPKNWIANFEIDGMVCEHGCKGVIEKEMSKTNGITSFDIDFENETAEVFFDQNIITTQAIISKVETINDGIYKMKLIHEREQINAKEKLPSTQNDPVSVAHYHYQLPNITAFILQWIRI, from the coding sequence ATGATCAGAATAGTTACTTTACTCGCCCTTACAATTACTTTTTTTGTGTTTAATGCTTGTTCAAGTAACACAACCCCTAAAGCTCCTAAAAATTGGATTGCCAACTTTGAAATCGATGGTATGGTATGTGAACATGGATGTAAAGGTGTTATTGAAAAAGAGATGAGTAAAACAAATGGCATCACTTCATTCGACATCGACTTTGAAAATGAAACTGCCGAAGTATTTTTTGACCAAAATATCATTACAACTCAAGCGATTATTTCCAAAGTAGAAACGATTAATGACGGTATTTACAAAATGAAATTAATTCATGAACGTGAACAAATCAATGCTAAAGAAAAACTTCCATCTACGCAAAATGATCCAGTAAGTGTGGCTCACTATCATTATCAACTTCCCAACATTACAGCTTTCATTTTACAATGGATTAGGATATAA
- a CDS encoding DMT family transporter, protein MSETLKSWLLLILLSCVWGSSFVLIKMGLFDSAGAVRLPADQLGALRVTFAFLALVPILLRSFKYLSKDNFIFLMIAGVCGNGLPAFLFAYAETTLNSSITGMLNSLVPLFTIIIGAVFFSFKIKKIHLIGIAVAVLGTFLIVQEKLIGVKITTGMLLPFFALILATMCYATSLNVIKYKLVNVKSTAITALSFFMISPFAIGYLISSDFTTRIQTQENILPGVGAILILAIVGTATAVLLFNKLIKISSPIFASSVTYFIPIVAIIIGWIIGESISLLQLLGMGVLIAGVLIINRGK, encoded by the coding sequence ATGTCTGAAACGCTTAAATCTTGGTTGTTGTTGATTTTACTTTCTTGTGTATGGGGAAGTTCTTTTGTACTTATCAAGATGGGACTGTTTGATAGTGCTGGTGCGGTACGTTTGCCTGCGGATCAATTAGGAGCGCTAAGGGTTACTTTTGCTTTTTTGGCTCTGGTTCCAATTCTTCTCAGAAGTTTTAAATACCTCAGTAAAGATAATTTTATTTTTCTGATGATAGCAGGTGTGTGTGGAAATGGTCTGCCCGCTTTTCTTTTTGCTTATGCTGAAACGACACTGAATAGCTCAATTACAGGGATGTTAAACTCCTTAGTTCCTTTATTTACTATTATTATTGGCGCTGTTTTTTTTAGTTTTAAAATTAAAAAGATTCATTTGATAGGAATTGCAGTCGCTGTATTGGGAACATTTTTGATTGTACAAGAAAAATTGATTGGAGTTAAGATAACAACTGGAATGTTGTTGCCATTTTTTGCGCTAATTTTAGCCACGATGTGCTATGCTACTAGTTTAAATGTTATTAAATATAAGCTGGTGAACGTAAAATCAACGGCGATAACAGCCTTGTCATTTTTTATGATTTCGCCATTTGCCATAGGTTATTTGATAAGTTCTGATTTTACCACTCGAATACAAACTCAAGAGAATATATTACCTGGGGTAGGAGCAATCCTGATTCTGGCAATAGTAGGAACGGCTACAGCAGTTTTACTCTTTAACAAATTGATTAAAATAAGTTCACCTATTTTTGCCTCTTCAGTCACCTATTTTATTCCGATTGTAGCGATTATTATTGGGTGGATCATTGGCGAGTCAATATCCTTACTTCAGTTACTTGGAATGGGAGTATTAATAGCAGGGGTTTTGATTATCAATAGAGGAAAGTAA
- a CDS encoding YkgJ family cysteine cluster protein: MSKSKPLSKKAINNRNNKLLRQLKQKKDGELDRIINTADEKAFKVVNCLDCANCCKTTGPLFTSKDISRISKHFRMKPGQFVDEYLRIDEDDDYVLKQVPCAFLGSDNYCSIYDVRPKACADYPLTGMRSQKKMLPLLLKNAEACPAVEHIVDELMKNVLTHPKEKKY, translated from the coding sequence ATGTCTAAAAGTAAACCATTAAGCAAAAAGGCGATTAATAACCGTAACAATAAACTCCTCCGACAATTAAAACAAAAAAAGGATGGAGAGCTAGATCGTATCATCAATACAGCAGATGAAAAAGCATTCAAAGTTGTTAATTGTCTTGACTGTGCCAACTGTTGCAAAACAACAGGACCACTTTTTACAAGCAAAGATATTAGTCGAATATCCAAACATTTCAGAATGAAGCCTGGTCAATTTGTCGATGAGTACCTTAGAATTGATGAAGATGACGATTATGTGCTAAAGCAAGTTCCTTGTGCTTTTTTAGGGAGTGATAATTATTGTTCTATTTATGATGTACGACCTAAAGCTTGTGCTGATTACCCCTTAACAGGTATGCGTTCTCAAAAAAAGATGTTACCATTATTGCTTAAAAATGCAGAGGCATGCCCTGCTGTTGAGCATATAGTCGACGAACTCATGAAGAATGTACTTACTCATCCTAAGGAAAAGAAATATTAA
- a CDS encoding glycosyltransferase family 2 protein, translating to MQKVTAIIPTFNEAHNIEAAIQSVEWADEIIVVDSYSTDNTVEIAQEKGARILQREYEHSASQKNWTIPQAQHEWIFLLDADERVDEKLKGEIQGILKQTSNPHAAFWIKRRNFFMGSEIKYSGWQGDKVIRLFKRDNCRYEDKSVHAEIICEGTVGSLKNKLVHYTFKDIFHYLEKWDRYTTMSGTDRANRGEKPTLFHFLVKPAFRFFQDYFLKLGILDGLTGFILCTLSSMSVFMRYLKVRQFNQDANK from the coding sequence ATGCAAAAAGTAACTGCTATAATACCGACTTTTAATGAAGCACACAATATCGAAGCTGCGATACAATCTGTAGAGTGGGCTGATGAAATTATCGTTGTTGATTCATACAGCACAGATAATACGGTAGAAATAGCACAAGAGAAAGGAGCAAGAATACTTCAACGCGAATATGAGCATTCTGCTTCTCAAAAAAACTGGACGATTCCTCAAGCTCAGCATGAATGGATTTTCTTACTGGATGCAGATGAGCGTGTTGATGAAAAGCTTAAAGGTGAAATACAAGGCATCTTGAAACAAACTTCAAATCCTCACGCAGCATTTTGGATCAAACGCAGAAACTTTTTTATGGGGTCTGAAATAAAATATTCTGGCTGGCAAGGGGATAAAGTTATTCGACTTTTTAAACGTGATAATTGTCGTTATGAAGACAAAAGCGTTCATGCTGAAATTATATGTGAGGGAACTGTGGGTTCGCTAAAAAACAAACTCGTTCACTATACTTTTAAGGATATTTTTCACTATTTAGAAAAATGGGATCGGTATACGACTATGAGTGGTACTGATAGGGCAAATAGAGGAGAAAAGCCTACATTATTTCATTTTTTGGTAAAGCCTGCTTTTCGATTTTTTCAGGACTACTTTTTAAAATTAGGAATCTTAGACGGTCTTACAGGTTTTATTCTTTGCACTTTATCGAGTATGTCTGTCTTTATGCGCTATCTCAAAGTTAGACAGTTTAATCAAGATGCTAATAAATAG
- a CDS encoding glycosyltransferase family 2 protein encodes MKISGFTFIKNGDKLYIPTKESILSILPICDEFVIALGDCDEDDQTEALINSIDSPKIKIVRTVWDTKAYPKNTEFAHQTDIAKEHCTGDWLFYLQCDEAIHEKDLKTIQEACKRELNNTKVEGFLFKYLHFWGDYKHYHLSHVWYNREIRIVRNLPEIHSWKDAQSFRKFETWNGGFEDYQRKEGTEKLQVKELDVYVYHYGYVRPPILMTKKRKVSATSYHGEAAKEAHSVPDLYDYGPLNKLTLFKGTHPATMKDWMEKFNWKDQLQYTGKRNTKRPILKHEKPKYVFLSWLENTFRSGKPIGGFKNYKIIK; translated from the coding sequence ATGAAGATTAGCGGTTTTACTTTTATTAAGAATGGGGATAAATTATATATTCCCACTAAAGAATCTATTTTGTCAATTTTACCAATATGTGATGAGTTTGTTATTGCCTTAGGGGATTGCGATGAAGATGATCAAACTGAAGCGTTAATAAACTCAATAGATTCTCCAAAAATTAAAATAGTAAGAACAGTTTGGGATACCAAAGCTTATCCAAAAAATACAGAGTTTGCCCATCAAACAGATATCGCTAAGGAACATTGTACTGGTGATTGGCTTTTTTATTTACAATGCGATGAGGCGATTCACGAAAAAGATTTAAAAACAATTCAAGAGGCCTGCAAGCGAGAGTTGAACAATACAAAAGTTGAAGGGTTTTTATTCAAATATCTTCATTTCTGGGGAGATTATAAACATTACCACTTGTCGCATGTGTGGTATAATCGAGAAATCCGAATAGTAAGAAATTTACCGGAAATTCATTCTTGGAAAGATGCCCAAAGCTTTAGAAAATTTGAGACTTGGAATGGTGGTTTTGAAGATTACCAACGAAAGGAGGGAACTGAAAAGCTGCAAGTAAAAGAATTGGACGTATATGTTTATCATTATGGATATGTTCGACCTCCTATTTTAATGACGAAAAAAAGAAAGGTAAGTGCTACATCTTATCATGGTGAAGCAGCCAAAGAAGCACATTCAGTTCCTGATTTATACGATTATGGTCCCTTAAATAAATTAACACTTTTTAAAGGGACTCATCCAGCAACAATGAAAGATTGGATGGAGAAGTTTAATTGGAAAGACCAGTTGCAGTATACGGGGAAACGAAATACTAAGCGTCCAATATTAAAACACGAAAAGCCAAAGTATGTCTTTTTGTCTTGGCTAGAAAATACCTTTCGTAGTGGAAAACCAATAGGAGGTTTTAAAAATTATAAAATTATAAAGTGA
- a CDS encoding OmpH family outer membrane protein: MKSTSYTTALIVAGFFALIVLVAAKGNTAKSKVGYINTTQLWQAMPEKASADSTLSKMKTEFVGYYQQKQQQFELGVTGYKRDSASMSELIRKEKVDALLKEQESIKNFPKQADAELNKKKEELYAPIRQKMQKAIDAVAAENHYDYITDVSFGHIIYAKNTEDNILPLVKKKLGLQP; encoded by the coding sequence ATGAAGTCGACTTCCTATACTACAGCATTAATCGTTGCTGGTTTTTTTGCGCTAATTGTTTTAGTTGCTGCAAAAGGAAATACAGCAAAATCTAAGGTTGGATATATCAATACTACCCAATTATGGCAAGCAATGCCCGAAAAAGCAAGTGCTGATTCTACACTTAGCAAAATGAAAACTGAATTTGTTGGTTATTACCAACAAAAACAACAACAATTTGAATTGGGGGTTACAGGCTATAAAAGAGATAGCGCCTCTATGAGCGAATTAATTCGTAAAGAAAAAGTTGATGCATTATTAAAAGAACAAGAAAGCATAAAAAACTTCCCTAAACAGGCTGATGCAGAGCTGAATAAAAAGAAAGAAGAACTTTATGCTCCAATTCGACAAAAAATGCAAAAGGCTATCGATGCTGTTGCTGCGGAAAACCACTATGATTATATTACTGATGTAAGTTTTGGGCATATTATATATGCAAAAAACACAGAGGATAATATTTTACCTTTAGTGAAGAAAAAACTGGGATTACAACCTTGA
- a CDS encoding anthranilate synthase component I family protein: MFLNDCKEDHGYFAIGVQQSFEVGVNAPVDFKALDEFIAIKDAWKFGFISYDLKNDVEALNSNNQDGLTFPKIHFFIPQNLLLYKDGEFSLIYGEEKYLEEVKLFSKELHLGSQKLKLNPRITQVEYLKSVKRLQNEIRLGNIYEINFCYEFYKENTSINPIALYNRLVPYTKAPFSAIGKFKDRYIISASPERFIKKEGAKVVSQPIKGTIGRGETKEEDLELKKQLKENPKERSENIMIVDLVRNDLSQIGRFDSVKVEELCEVYSFESVHQMISTVSCQLEERVRFSDVLKATFPMGSMTGAPKVRAMELIEDEEKTKRGVYSGAVGYIKPNGDFDFNVVIRSFLYHSTQQYLSAMVGGAITAKSDPIKEYEETLVKINPLLKAISQ, from the coding sequence TTGTTTTTAAACGATTGTAAAGAAGATCATGGTTACTTTGCTATTGGAGTTCAACAATCCTTTGAAGTGGGAGTGAATGCCCCCGTAGATTTTAAAGCATTAGATGAATTTATAGCAATAAAGGACGCGTGGAAGTTTGGATTTATTTCCTATGATCTAAAAAATGATGTTGAAGCATTAAATTCAAATAATCAAGATGGCTTAACATTTCCCAAAATACACTTTTTTATACCTCAAAACTTATTGTTATATAAGGATGGGGAGTTCTCTTTAATTTATGGAGAAGAAAAATACCTGGAAGAAGTAAAGTTATTTTCGAAAGAGCTCCATTTAGGAAGTCAGAAGTTAAAGTTAAATCCAAGAATTACCCAAGTAGAATACCTTAAAAGTGTGAAGAGGTTGCAAAATGAAATCCGTCTAGGAAATATTTACGAGATTAATTTTTGTTACGAGTTTTATAAGGAGAATACAAGCATTAATCCCATAGCCTTGTATAACCGATTGGTACCTTATACAAAAGCTCCTTTTTCTGCAATAGGAAAGTTCAAGGATAGATATATTATCAGTGCTAGTCCAGAACGTTTTATAAAAAAAGAGGGTGCTAAAGTTGTTTCACAACCGATAAAAGGAACAATTGGTAGAGGAGAAACTAAGGAAGAAGACCTTGAGTTGAAGAAGCAATTGAAAGAGAATCCTAAAGAGCGAAGTGAAAATATCATGATCGTTGACTTAGTTCGTAATGATTTATCACAAATTGGCCGTTTTGATTCTGTGAAAGTAGAAGAGTTATGCGAGGTGTATTCGTTTGAATCTGTACATCAGATGATTTCTACGGTGAGTTGTCAACTGGAAGAAAGGGTTCGCTTTTCAGATGTGCTTAAAGCAACCTTTCCTATGGGGTCTATGACAGGAGCTCCAAAAGTTAGGGCTATGGAGTTGATTGAAGATGAAGAAAAGACCAAAAGAGGAGTCTATTCTGGAGCAGTAGGATATATTAAACCTAATGGGGATTTTGATTTTAATGTGGTGATTCGCTCGTTTTTATATCATAGCACTCAACAATATTTGTCTGCAATGGTGGGAGGAGCAATAACAGCTAAAAGTGATCCTATAAAAGAGTATGAAGAAACACTTGTCAAGATTAACCCTTTATTAAAAGCGATCAGCCAATGA
- the tilS gene encoding tRNA lysidine(34) synthetase TilS, whose product MRTLEESVLKSLRSLDKNYNHKTYLLAVSGGSDSVCLFHVFKALGLRFDVAHCNFNLRGEESEGDEMFVRNLLKDHTVNGYFTTFQTEKYAKEKRLSIQEAARKLRYDWFAEVIKKQKIDYVVTAHHQDDLIETFFINLTRGTGVAGLKGIPKKSRNIIRPMLTVSKEEVEDYLGELQLNYRHDSSNDSLKYSRNFLRHKIIPELDHVHNNAKKGMLATVDNLNSIEEYLSEKLKEDEYNYVEENEAMIQLKELASHSFYFVFHVLSRYGFTKTQVENVIKSTQKGRLFYSNHYRLLKENNQLLIKRNKEENLDKTYSLATFGQYKQPIELAVEAYQGSVDAIVFNENIAWMDASKVRFPLILRRWKEGDCFQPLGLKGKKKLSDFFTDLKLNQFEKEAIWVLESQGEICWVVGKRLGDGVKITTNTTKIIKIVTKL is encoded by the coding sequence ATGAGGACGTTAGAAGAAAGTGTACTTAAGTCGTTAAGGAGCTTGGATAAAAATTATAATCATAAAACCTATTTGTTAGCTGTTAGTGGTGGAAGTGACTCTGTTTGTTTATTCCATGTGTTTAAAGCTTTAGGTTTGCGCTTTGATGTTGCTCATTGCAATTTTAACCTAAGAGGAGAGGAGTCTGAAGGAGATGAAATGTTTGTCCGAAATTTACTTAAAGATCATACTGTAAACGGATACTTTACTACATTTCAAACCGAAAAATATGCAAAAGAGAAGCGGTTGTCTATTCAAGAAGCAGCTAGAAAATTAAGATATGATTGGTTTGCAGAGGTCATTAAAAAGCAAAAAATAGACTATGTTGTAACAGCTCATCATCAAGATGATCTAATAGAAACTTTTTTTATTAACCTAACAAGAGGAACAGGAGTTGCTGGGTTAAAAGGAATTCCAAAGAAATCTAGGAATATAATAAGGCCTATGCTTACGGTTTCTAAAGAAGAAGTAGAGGATTATTTGGGGGAATTACAGTTGAATTATCGTCATGATAGTAGTAATGATAGTTTAAAATACAGTCGAAATTTTCTGCGGCATAAAATAATCCCAGAATTGGACCATGTACATAACAATGCAAAGAAAGGGATGCTTGCTACTGTAGATAATTTGAATTCAATAGAGGAGTATCTTTCTGAAAAATTGAAAGAAGATGAATACAACTATGTAGAGGAAAACGAAGCAATGATCCAACTAAAAGAATTGGCTTCACATTCGTTCTATTTTGTGTTTCATGTATTATCGCGTTATGGATTTACTAAAACACAAGTTGAAAATGTAATTAAAAGTACTCAAAAAGGGCGTTTGTTTTATTCGAATCATTACCGTTTGTTAAAGGAGAATAATCAATTACTCATCAAAAGAAATAAAGAGGAGAATTTAGATAAAACGTATTCGTTAGCTACTTTTGGTCAATATAAACAACCTATTGAATTGGCTGTGGAGGCTTATCAAGGAAGTGTGGATGCGATCGTTTTTAATGAAAATATAGCTTGGATGGATGCCTCAAAAGTTCGTTTCCCTTTAATATTAAGAAGGTGGAAAGAGGGAGATTGTTTTCAACCACTAGGTTTAAAAGGAAAAAAGAAGCTGAGTGATTTTTTTACAGATCTTAAATTAAACCAATTTGAAAAAGAAGCAATTTGGGTATTAGAAAGCCAAGGGGAAATTTGTTGGGTTGTAGGTAAGCGGTTAGGAGATGGAGTCAAAATAACGACCAATACCACAAAAATTATAAAAATTGTAACCAAATTGTAA
- a CDS encoding transglycosylase SLT domain-containing protein, which yields MKKILLYLLFPLSIYSQENYIIDFYGLDSVNYAFVNTNALVKERWDILAQPNFWKEVMVLSQDSCLVNIAATREVLGKDSFVKWKAQTEDQKLAYKDSVRKVFNLDSTEKIYVTSGKSHFYQFEKVIPSISKAIPIFKKYDTDPWYAQAILLIESPGKIEYSNVGAYGPFQLMKSVARSHGLIVNKTVDERKDFEKSAMGAASLLRKTCIPEAKRILKKNQISYSEDAIWFKLFVLHIYHAGAGNVDGLVSSFKEKVNGQELITKMWHSEWGGFKNASQNYSQVALAAMLNLHDFIYSNCSVLYSCDIKEL from the coding sequence ATGAAAAAAATACTTTTATACCTCTTATTTCCATTAAGTATATATAGCCAAGAGAACTATATAATAGATTTTTATGGCTTAGATTCTGTCAACTATGCTTTCGTTAATACTAATGCTTTGGTTAAAGAACGTTGGGATATATTGGCACAACCTAACTTTTGGAAAGAGGTTATGGTGTTGAGTCAAGATTCTTGTTTAGTAAATATAGCCGCAACAAGAGAAGTGTTGGGAAAAGATTCTTTTGTCAAATGGAAAGCTCAAACTGAGGATCAAAAATTAGCCTATAAAGACAGTGTAAGAAAAGTTTTTAACTTGGATTCAACAGAAAAAATTTATGTGACTTCAGGTAAAAGTCATTTTTATCAGTTTGAAAAAGTAATTCCAAGTATAAGTAAAGCCATACCAATCTTTAAAAAATATGATACAGACCCTTGGTATGCCCAAGCGATTTTATTGATTGAGAGTCCTGGTAAAATAGAGTATTCAAATGTCGGTGCTTACGGGCCGTTTCAACTCATGAAATCTGTTGCTCGAAGTCATGGTCTTATTGTCAATAAAACTGTAGATGAACGAAAAGATTTTGAAAAATCTGCAATGGGAGCAGCAAGTTTGCTAAGGAAAACTTGTATTCCAGAAGCGAAAAGGATTTTAAAGAAGAATCAGATTTCATATTCTGAAGATGCCATTTGGTTCAAGCTATTTGTTCTACATATTTATCATGCTGGGGCTGGTAATGTAGATGGGTTAGTTAGTTCATTTAAAGAAAAAGTAAATGGACAAGAACTGATCACAAAAATGTGGCATTCTGAATGGGGAGGATTTAAAAACGCCTCTCAGAATTATTCACAAGTTGCATTAGCTGCGATGTTAAACCTTCATGATTTTATCTATTCTAATTGTAGTGTGCTATACAGTTGTGATATTAAGGAACTATAA
- a CDS encoding glycosyltransferase family 39 protein → MKLRTLVYLFIIFVYFFFSFNQYKDEKVHLGGDNVAYYLLAKNLSQGNGYVDNHVVSERNGEIIKSVPHTHFPPGYPALLSVFMKFFGSEINVAKNVNGFFLLLSSITLFFLLQAIKINENIAFISSLFLLGNYYMLYFSMYLYSEVAFMLFLLLFLYSFIKQMEHQFFWKSPYFYVSLGSMMVMFYIKSIAVAAIFAMLLFLLSKKEWKRILVYVGSFVLFYLPWSWRMKDLAHTSYLHYLTYKNPYNRELGVMEFSDYITRILMNFKRYIAVEIPGGILSNDPLYNYKEDPGMMSYVVGVGIVLVVLFGLFKLKKYSGYLFLSLGGVFTVLLLWPEVWFGKRFILPIMPVLLGLFFWGIYHLVMVFVKLLKLYKIKKGIEKYGVYLLLLFFIPGKIGFHELKKNVDANHIPKYHNYFQAAKWVKLNTPDTSVTACRKPNLFHLYSGKTVTNYRKSSDKEEVLDGLIKLKVDYVILESLGFSSTSKYLMPTIQKYPGKFKMEYKTGKPESYVFQFLPEMGYDGEWKGDKKHGKGKYKYWDGSSYEGEWKENIREGKGEYLWKSNNRFVGEWKNDLREGQGVLFLSNGNIIKTTWVKDKMEGKGEVFNVKTKERTFGLFKNNKFIPNV, encoded by the coding sequence ATGAAGCTGAGGACACTTGTATATTTGTTTATAATATTTGTTTATTTCTTTTTTTCCTTTAATCAGTACAAAGATGAAAAGGTACATTTAGGGGGAGATAATGTTGCTTATTATTTATTAGCGAAAAACTTATCTCAAGGTAATGGTTATGTCGATAATCATGTTGTGAGTGAAAGAAATGGTGAGATTATTAAGTCTGTTCCTCATACACATTTTCCTCCTGGTTATCCAGCCTTGCTTTCTGTTTTTATGAAGTTTTTCGGGAGTGAAATTAATGTCGCAAAGAATGTCAATGGCTTTTTTTTATTGCTGTCTAGTATCACACTCTTTTTTTTACTCCAAGCAATAAAGATTAATGAAAACATCGCTTTTATTTCATCGCTTTTTTTGTTGGGGAATTACTATATGCTCTACTTTTCGATGTATCTCTACAGTGAAGTCGCTTTTATGCTGTTTCTATTGTTGTTTCTGTATTCTTTTATAAAACAAATGGAGCATCAATTTTTTTGGAAGTCACCATATTTTTATGTGTCTCTTGGTTCGATGATGGTGATGTTTTACATTAAATCAATAGCTGTAGCAGCCATATTTGCAATGTTGTTGTTTTTATTAAGTAAGAAAGAGTGGAAAAGAATATTGGTGTACGTAGGTTCATTTGTGCTGTTTTATTTGCCTTGGTCATGGAGGATGAAAGATCTAGCTCATACATCATACCTCCATTATTTAACCTATAAGAACCCTTATAATCGAGAATTGGGAGTGATGGAGTTTTCAGATTATATCACTCGAATATTGATGAATTTTAAAAGATATATAGCTGTTGAAATCCCTGGAGGAATACTGTCTAATGACCCTTTGTATAACTATAAGGAGGATCCAGGGATGATGAGTTATGTCGTAGGGGTTGGAATTGTCTTAGTTGTTTTGTTTGGTCTTTTTAAATTAAAAAAATATTCAGGATATCTTTTTTTATCCTTAGGAGGCGTTTTTACCGTGTTGTTGTTGTGGCCAGAAGTTTGGTTTGGTAAACGATTTATTCTACCAATAATGCCAGTCCTTTTGGGGTTGTTTTTTTGGGGGATTTATCATTTGGTAATGGTTTTTGTGAAGCTGTTGAAGTTGTATAAGATAAAAAAGGGAATAGAGAAATATGGTGTTTACCTACTGTTGCTGTTTTTTATTCCTGGTAAAATCGGGTTTCATGAACTGAAAAAGAATGTTGATGCGAACCATATTCCTAAATATCATAATTATTTTCAAGCTGCCAAGTGGGTTAAATTAAATACTCCTGATACTTCAGTCACTGCATGTCGAAAGCCTAATTTGTTTCATTTGTATTCGGGAAAAACCGTAACTAATTATAGAAAGTCTTCCGATAAAGAAGAAGTGCTAGATGGGTTGATAAAATTGAAAGTAGATTATGTTATTCTTGAATCATTAGGTTTTTCTTCTACTTCTAAATATTTGATGCCTACCATACAAAAATACCCTGGTAAGTTTAAAATGGAGTATAAAACAGGGAAACCAGAATCTTATGTGTTTCAATTTTTACCAGAAATGGGTTATGATGGAGAATGGAAAGGAGATAAAAAACATGGTAAAGGGAAGTACAAGTATTGGGATGGTTCTTCGTATGAGGGGGAGTGGAAAGAGAATATTAGAGAAGGAAAAGGGGAGTATTTGTGGAAAAGTAATAATCGATTTGTAGGGGAATGGAAAAATGACCTCAGAGAAGGTCAAGGCGTGTTGTTTTTATCGAATGGAAATATCATCAAAACAACTTGGGTTAAAGATAAAATGGAGGGGAAAGGAGAAGTTTTTAATGTCAAGACTAAAGAAAGAACTTTTGGCTTGTTTAAGAATAATAAGTTTATTCCTAATGTGTAA
- a CDS encoding glycosyltransferase family 2 protein has protein sequence MIKKISILLLVKHDRTNIRLILDKIREVQLEDNISKEVIVVYLSKINDPVLGIEDDPVQCDEFSVRSCSITPNKSTGKMVQETIQTCSGDFLLIQELGVHFDSTLYKTLLAPVFKGGADVVYGSRYKGGNAHRTSAFFHNTFNKFLTKISNMFTNLNLTDVTTSYKLIRTDIAKRIVLKEECYAIELVAKVSRIKEVKIYEVGVSYHGEVCQVKSRAKLGAGIRGIYSVLKYNLLKG, from the coding sequence ATGATTAAGAAAATTTCCATACTTCTTTTGGTTAAGCATGATCGTACAAATATCCGTTTGATTCTCGATAAAATAAGAGAGGTTCAACTTGAGGATAATATTAGTAAAGAAGTTATAGTTGTTTATTTAAGCAAGATCAATGATCCTGTTTTAGGAATAGAGGATGATCCTGTTCAATGCGATGAATTTTCTGTTCGTTCATGTAGTATAACGCCCAATAAAAGCACAGGAAAGATGGTCCAAGAGACCATTCAAACGTGTTCAGGAGATTTTTTATTGATTCAAGAATTGGGGGTGCATTTTGATTCTACACTTTATAAAACGTTGTTAGCTCCTGTCTTTAAAGGGGGAGCAGATGTAGTATATGGGTCAAGGTACAAAGGAGGAAATGCCCATAGAACTTCTGCTTTCTTTCATAATACATTCAATAAATTTTTGACTAAAATTTCTAATATGTTTACCAATCTAAATCTAACAGATGTAACTACTTCATATAAGTTAATAAGAACTGATATCGCCAAGCGTATAGTATTAAAAGAAGAGTGTTATGCTATAGAGTTGGTTGCAAAAGTTTCTAGAATCAAGGAGGTTAAAATATATGAAGTTGGTGTCTCATATCATGGCGAAGTTTGTCAAGTAAAATCAAGAGCTAAATTGGGAGCTGGAATAAGAGGTATTTATAGTGTATTAAAGTATAACTTATTAAAAGGTTAA